aaacaaacaaacaaacaaacaaacaaacaaacaaacaaacaaacaaacaaacaaacaaacaaacaaacaaacaaacaaacaaacaaacaaacaaacaaacaaacaaacaaacaaacaaacaaacaaacaaacaaacaaacaaacaaacaaacaaactaactaactaactaactaactaaggCTTCGCGAGGCACAAATTGTAATGAATTctcatcaaaataaaaattatttacatacacatacataaacaaacaaacaaacacacacaaattgatttttatatataagattttcccAAAGATAAAGAAATAAAGCCATGACAATCGAAGATCGAAGTTCCCAAATATTCAATGCAACAACAGTAATTAAAGAAGCATAAAACATTTTTGGAATGTGTCTTTAATAGTCTGCTTGTGACAATAGACAATAGGCGGTTGAAAAGTCTGGCTACTCTAACCTGGAATGAATTATTCATAAAACCCTTAGTACTGGGCAATATCAGTTGATTAGCACTGCGTGGCCGGGTAAAATTGAACAATTTGACAAATTTGATCGTTTAACGGAATACAGGTAACGAACTACTCAGTTTAGAGCAAGCGCCAAGAGTTTCATGTTGCGCTTGGTAGTAAAAGAAAAAACCTCAAGGCAGTAAAGAAAGTGCGGCATAATTAACGTATAAACTAGTTTGTACTTTACTGAAAGGGACAAAACAAGGTCAGTGTTATAAAGACGACAAAGTGGCAGATGGGTATGTATGACAACATTGTCTATATGTctatcaaaatataatttatcaTCGATAGAAACCCctaaacattttatatttcgTACGAAATCAATCGCATGGTTGTTAGAAACCAAATGTAAGTCCCTGCAGTTATGAGTGGGAAACAACATATTGTAGCTTTAGTCTTCGAGGGATTAATGGACAATCTATTAGACACCATCCACGTCATTAATAGATTCAGTACATGATCAAGCTTGGCTTGCAGTACATCCGTGTTGTAGATATCTCCAGACTATCTACAGAGACTAGTAACAACCCTAGCCACAACAAAGCactaataaataaaatcttGAAATAAACATATCTGAAATTATAaagaaattgaaatgaattatACTGAGGAAATATTAAATAGTTTTAACGACATGGACACGAAATATCTGAATTATAGTATGTCGTTGATACATCTAAATATTAGGTcattaaggaaaaattttctggCTTTCATAACCAATATATGGAAAATAATCAATAAAGttcaaataataatattaaCTGAAACAAATATTTGTGATGATGAAAATCAATATTATTTAATCGATGGTTTCAATGCAATATTCCGAAACAGGGAAGAAAAAGGTGGTGGAACTGCAATATATATACGAAGTGATATACTATATAAAGAAATACAAATCAAAATGGAATCGGCAGAAGTAACACAAATTAAtattacaacaacaaagaataataaaaccACAATCATACCAATATATCGGCCACCTAATAAGAaggttaaaacatttttacaagaATTAGAAAAACTCTTATATGGAATTAATAGACAGAATAAATTAATAATTACGGGTGATGTAAATATTgatataaagaaaaacaataatacTACAAGCAACTACTTAAATATCCTATCATCCTATGGCTTACAGTGTATGATAAACGAAGTTACCAGAGAAGACAATAGCAATCAATCAATGACATGTATTGACCATTTATTCGCAAGGTGGGATAAACAATTTGTTCAAGCTTATGCAGCAATAATTAGAATAGATATATCGGATCATTTTGCAATATTTGGAAGCGTTGACGAAACAAAATCGTCATTGAATCACAcacaagacagacggacaaacgaaaCTTCTACGATTAACATCTCCAAAGTCAACCAACAAATAAATGACACAGACTGGGAACGAATAATCATTTCATCCAATAATACAAATGAACTGTTCAACAATATCTACAAAACATTCAATGATATCTATACAAATTCAACAAGCCaacaaacaaaacatgaaaaaagAAATCCACACCCTTGGCTCAATGAGCATATATTAAAATGTTGTAGTATAAAAAaccatttatataaaaaacggacaaaaaacaaaataaacgaaaaaatatacaaaaatttcaataataaactaaataaaacaataacCAAAGCTAAAAATGATTATTATTATcgccaatttttaataaatcgaaACAATATACGAGTTACTTGGCAAATCATCAATAAAATCACCGGTAAGAAGACGGAAAACTTAAATGATACaataaaaagaaactttaaagatgAATCACTAGAAGATATAACCGAAAACTTTGCcctaaaattcaatgaaaatgttctaaaaatAGTACACTCATGCTCAATAACCACATTAAATGCAAACGCGGAAAATATAATCAACAACTCACTTTATATAGAATACGCGACTGAAGAAGAAATTAATAACATACTGAAGACCTTGAATATAAGAAAAAGTGCAGGAATAGATAATATACGAGCAGTGGACTTAAAAAACCATGCCAATTTGTTAACactaataataacaaaacttaTTAATGGAAGTATTAGTGAATCGTCCATACCAAACATAATGAAACAATCCATTATAAGACCAATTTTTAAGAGCGGCGAAAAAACAGATTACAATAACTATCGACCGATAGCTATTCTACCAGTCGTTGAAAAAGTATTAGAGGAAATCATTGTAAGAAGACTAAAcagttttttaaagaaatacaaCATCATAAACAAAGAGCAGTATGGGttccaaaaaggaaaaaatataaaCCAACTCCTGGGTTACTTCTCTAATCACATCAATGAATCACTGGACCAAAACAACAATTGCTTAGCGTTATTCATCGACTTTAGCAAGGCCTTTGACACATTGCCTCATGATAAATTGATAGAAATGCTCGAAAGGAGCGGTATCAGAGGACTCACATTAAGGTGGTTTGCAGACTACCTCTCATCCAGATCGTTTTGTGTTAAAATAAGTAACACAAGCAGTAGTATgttgaatgctccatacggtgtACCACAAGGTTCGAAACTTGGTCCAATCCTGTACATCATCTACTCAAATGAGATGGTACGTCAACTTAAAAACAGCACCGCGTTCACATACGCAGACGATACAGCCATTGTAGTATGCAACAAGTCATtgaatactgcaataaaaacgCTGCAAAACGAGCTGGATATAATCACTAGATGGTGTCACGATAGCGGCTTAATCATAAACTCATCTAAAACCAAAGTAATGCACATCAGACCAAAAAGTATACCAAAATCAAATATTCATATCATATATCACGACACAGAATGTCTACATAAAAATTGCAATGCAGTTAGCCTACATGACAAGTGCAATGGCAAATGCAGTACAGAACTCGAGCTAGTGGAAACCTATAAATACCTTGGAGTTCATTTGGACGACGGTTTTAAATGGAAAGTACATATACAGCATCTGCAAAAGAAACTACGACAATCAGCCTACGCACTATATCATCTCGGTAACTGTGCTCCATATCATGTGATAAAACAGGCCTATTTTTCATTAGTCGAGTCACATCTTCGTCATGGGGTCACAGCATGGGGGAATGCGAGATGTTGCAGGCTCATTCAAACAGCGCAAACCCGGATAGTGAAactcataaacaaaaaaatgcaaaacaaaacacaacaaatcAATACAAACTCAATAAAGCCAATCTTTCAAAATCTGGGAATACTAAATATAAAGGAAATCTATTGCATCACTGTAGTTAGAGAATTCATGGATGATGGCAGTTTAGCGAAGAAAATAAATCACAACCAAAATACACGAAGAAAAATCGAAGGCAAATATATGGTGCCGAAATTCAAGAACGATTATGGCAAATACTCACTATCTGTGACACTACCTACTATCGTCAACGAAATTCCAACAAATATAACCAAGGAAAGAAATTACAATATTAGAACCAAATTAATCAAAGAATATTACTTAAATAATTAACCAAAAACAATGAAGTATACAGGCAATTTGGCCAACCTATGTAATAACATCACAGATCTTAACTTATTCTCACAAACAAGCTATTTAATGCTTCGTGGGACGTAATTTATAATGAAATgtaa
The Stomoxys calcitrans chromosome 3, idStoCalc2.1, whole genome shotgun sequence genome window above contains:
- the LOC131996126 gene encoding uncharacterized protein LOC131996126, which encodes MESAEVTQINITTTKNNKTTIIPIYRPPNKKVKTFLQELEKLLYGINRQNKLIITGDVNIDIKKNNNTTSNYLNILSSYGLQCMINEVTREDNSNQSMTCIDHLFARWDKQFVQAYAAIIRIDISDHFAIFGSVDETKSSLNHTQDRRTNETSTINISKVNQQINDTDWERIIISSNNTNELFNNIYKTFNDIYTNSTSQQTKHEKRNPHPWLNEHILKCSKNDYYYRQFLINRNNIRVTWQIINKITGKKTENLNDTIKRNFKDESLEDITENFALKFNENVLKIVHSCSITTLNANAENIINNSLYIEYATEEEINNILKTLNIRKSAGIDNIRAVDLKNHANLLTLIITKLINGSISESSIPNIMKQSIIRPIFKSGEKTDYNNYRPIAILPVVEKVLEEIIVRRLNSFLKKYNIINKEQYGFQKGKNINQLLGYFSNHINESLDQNNNCLALFIDFSKAFDTLPHDKLIEMLERSGIRGLTLRWFADYLSSRSFCVKISNTSSSMLNAPYGVPQGSKLGPILYIIYSNEMVRQLKNSTAFTYADDTAIVVCNKSLNTAIKTLQNELDIITRWCHDSGLIINSSKTKVMHIRPKSIPKSNIHIIYHDTECLHKNCNAVSLHDKCNGKCSTELELVETYKYLGVHLDDGFKWKVHIQHLQKKLRQSAYALYHLVREFMDDGSLAKKINHNQNTRRKIEGKYMVPKFKNDYGKYSLSVTLPTIVNEIPTNITKERNYNIRTKLIKEYYLNN